The Brachypodium distachyon strain Bd21 chromosome 4, Brachypodium_distachyon_v3.0, whole genome shotgun sequence nucleotide sequence TCACCACTTGAATATTATTCAAAACTTGTCTCAGTACTCTGTGTGCGCGTTTGAAACATAAGGTGGGATTCAGCTTTTACAACATATAAACTTCAGCATCCTTCCCCTCTCCCTGCCGTCTTGAATATTTTTGCACTATATAAGGTTGGAAAGGGAACACATCAGGTTGTTAGTACAGAGGAAGTATTTTCCTGATCCTGATGATAAAAAAGATAGATGTGAGCTGAGTGCAATTTATCTGTTCACGAAGGCTCAGCTCATCCTCTCCTTAACAGTAGTACCTCCCATTCCTAAGTAAAGCAGTAAATGCCCAGATGTAGTAACTTAAACTATTAAATCAATGTTTCGCGTTGAATGATGACACATTGCTAGCTGCATATCTTATCAGTTGTACTTATCAACATGTAAAATATCTTGCTGCAGGTTTTGTGTGCACACCATGACGAAGTATGGTTTCTCCAATTTTCAAACAATGGGAAGTATTTGGCCTCGGCATCAAATGATAAATCTGCCATCATATGGAAGGTAACTATGCTTTTAACTTTTGACATTTTTCATGGAGGTTTTTAGCAGTCAGTGACTTGTCCCTCACTTTCCCGTTTTACGCCTCATGTGAAAACATCAAATTGCATGACCTTGttcatgctttttttttcaactgcTGTTAATTTCTGTTCAAAAATTCACGATCTGGaatattttcttatttttcaaATGTAAATTGAAGACAGAGATGATTATCATTTTGTTTCTTAGTTTCGTCGGAGCCTATCTAAGATCTGTACTGTGTTGGCTTCAGCAGCAAATAGGTTAGATCAGTTTAGCGAGAGCATGAATATTTTTCTCAGTTGGATTTATGCATGTGAGGTGTGGTTGGCTTATCTTAAAAGTGTTCTGATTATTTTATTATTGGTCATGGACTTAATTTTGCTCTTTGtctaaattttttaaaacttaCTTGTAGACAAATTTTGAGCATATTGTTCGTCCACACTTGAATCCGTTGAGATTCCAGTAGTGTAAAATGCACCACAAGTCCTAATAGTACGAAAGTGCATATTTTGGTCCCAAAAGCATATAAGTGAGCCCCCTTAGGTCCTGTTTGAACCAAATCAGCGTTAACGTAATGACGTGCCCACGTGACACTTTGATTACTGGCGTGTAGGCATGTAGGCTGAGGGTCCACGTAAGCTACCTGAAGGAACACAAATTTACATATTAGCGGTTACCTCCCGAGCATGGCTTGGTCTACATAGGACTAACTACAAGTACTTCCAATAAATGTGAATCCGATTTTCAATTTACCTCTTCATACTTGTTCCAGGAACCTATCTTTATTCTGTTGTGTACTTGAGAGCGCTCACACGTGTTTGTTACTGATAGTGATGGTGAAGTTTACATTTTCGCTATCATCTTGATAGTTGGTGCAACACAAATCAATCTTCTCCTTGCTTGCAGTAATGTGAGTATTCGTTTGCTAGGTCGATGAAGATGGAGAACTATTGCTGAAGCACATATTGACTGGTCATGAGAAACCAGTGATGATGGTTGCATGGAGCCCTGATGATAGCCAGCTTCTCACATGTGGAATGGAAGAAGCCATCCGGCGCTGGGATGTTGAATCTGGTGAATGTATTCATGTTTATGAAAAGCCTGGCCTTGGTTTGATGTCATGTGGTTGGTTTCCGGATGGAAAGCAAATATTGTCTGGTCTATCTGATCAAAGCCTTTGCTTGTGGGATTTAGATGGTAAAGAAGCAGATTGTTGGAAAGGGCAGAGATCATCAAAAACACTTGATTTTGCTGTAGCAAAAGACGGCAAACTTATAATAAGCATGAATAGAGACTGCACAATTCTTTTATTCAATAGGGACACAAAACAGGAGAGGCTGATTGAAGAGGATAATACAATCACTTCGTTTTCTCTTTCGGCAGATGGTGATTTCTTGCTTGTAAATCTTATGACTGAGGAGATTCATTTGTGGAACATAAGGAATGACCCCATTCGATGTAAACGGTACACTGGTCATAAACGGAGCCGATTTGTGATAAGGTCATGCTTTGGTGGATCTGAGCAGTCCTTTATTGCCAGTGGAAGTGAAGATTCGAAGGTATGATGTATTGACTGTGGATGCACCTAACTTatgttgtccttgcgcttatGTCCTATTAATTTTCTGTGGGAGATTCAAAGGCCATGATGAATTCTGGCTGCTGTTCTTGACCCTGTAGCAGAATTATAGTTTCTGTCTTGCAAGTCAAATTTACTGGATAACCTAGAGACTACTATATTTGAACAATGCTCAACACATCGAATATTTCTTACTGTATCTAACAAAACATGACAAGATTTACAACACCCGTAATGTCTCTTGTGTTGTTGCGATCTTGCATAtgagatactccctctgatcctaaattcttgactcaaatttgcccaaatatggatgtatctattcttaaaaagcgtctagatacatgtaatatttcgacaacaatttaggatcggagggagtatgatacTTAACATCTAGATTTATTCCCTAGATCTTTTATGCGCAATGATTTGTCTAGGTATGTCCTCCAGCTTTTGTTCAGAATATTTGGTTTGCGGTCTATTAATTTCTGCATATGTCACATTTCTAATGGTGTACTTTCGTGGGATAGTGCTTAAAATTTAATTTGAATGTGCATTATTGTGTTTGAATAATTTGTTTCTTCCAAAGCAGATATTTTATTGTGTTTGAATCATTTGTTTCTTCCAACCCGATATTTTTACGGAAAAATTGGTACTTAGATGGATGtcatgaaatgaaatgaaggGTGAAATAATCCATATACCTTACATGCAGCAGTAAAATGTGAAGGGAGAAATGAAGTCATCTAATCATAAGGGGAAATGATCCAGTGTATATAGTTAAGAGCTGGGCTACATAAGCTGGCATAGTGAAACCACCAATGTGTGAAAACACACTGCTACCGATTTGATAAATAGTGTTTCCGTGAAAATTTGTTAGGTCTCATTAATGTCATGGAAAACAACTATCCAGTGGTTGGTTTGATTTGACAGCTCAGTGTTTTGAAAAATTTCTTCATTTGTCAGGTCTATATATGGCACAGAGCCACCGGGGATGTTATTGAGACTCTGTCTGGCCACTCCGGCGCGGTCAACTGTGTAAGCTGGAACCCTACAAACCCACATATGCTTGCGTCTGCAAGCGACGATCATACCATTCGTATATGGGGGCTGAAGAAGGCCAGCATGAAACGAAAGGACGTCGGCAGCAGCAGTAACGGGACTTGCATGAATGGCAGCGCCAACGGCAACGGTTTCGTTCACCAGTGCAACGGGAGCCACATCAAATGATCATGGCTTCCTTGGTAGCCTCATGCAATGGATGACCAGCATTTGTAAATCCCCCTTttcctttgctttgctttcctTCCTCCAGGGAGAACGACATAGTTTAAAACAAAGCTGCAGCACAGGTGTGGGGGGGTGAAAACCTACTTGGTTTTATGCACCATCTCCCTTGTTCCATCATCACTTGTCACATTTATTTCTCAATTCAAGCTGGATACAAATTCTGATATTATGTTGCATTTAGACTAGCTTCATCTGCTCTACGTTTGTGATGATTGCACGAAGAATGTGGCTCATATTTCCACTGGTTTCCTAAATTCTATGTCTAATGGAAGGAAGATAAATTTGGAACTGTGTAACCCTAGTACATCTTTCAAACACAGAAAAGGTGTGAATCCTGCATAGGGATGCAGGCGGATCCCGCTTATGTCCGACCACTGGGGATTTACTAGTTCAAATATTTGCTCAAAATTTGAGTTCATATTTGGAGATTGGCCTAGAAATGATAAATATGCGGGATCATGCTTGTATCCCTTTTCCAGgagaaataattttttttggcacaAATCAGAACGCCAAAGGAAGGTGCAGTCTGGGCCATCACCTTCCAGGAAAGTATTTTGATCTTGAAGCCATCTTCCTCCGGCTTAAAGGCTTCATTCAAATCATTCACAAGTTTCGttatcaaaaaaaataaaaatcattcACATGGTTGCAAAAGTGGATATCTAACCTGAAAAGTACCAGGAGCCCAGCGTCCAGCTCCGTAATCTTCCATTGCCACTATCTGAATCCGTCCAATAATCCTCTTACATCAAACATATATTCATATATACAATATAATTTACTTCTTCGTCCGGGAGTAGTCGTCAAAGTCAAAACCACGCTCCGGAGATACATAAACTTACTCACCTTAGCTCGGATGGCCTATTCTTTTCATGAGATGCAATCCTCCTTGAACAACCtggagtacaatttttttcttcttattacGGTGTGTTTGTCTTTATTCATAAATTAAAGTAGAAAAGGTATCTGTTTGACAAAGTAATaaaaatgaattaaaaaaagataacCAGGGTGGTGAAATAATTATGGCAAGACAACAGCGAACTTCAAAGGGAATGatatgtttttgtttatcaACAGAAGCAGATAAAATGAACGGACACTTTAATATAGGTAAGGCAAATTTAGAATGTTTGGGGAAAGTAAGTTTGAACATCAGGAAAAACCGAGCAACCATAAAAAGGAAGCCAAATGGGTACCGGTAAGAGAAGATAGATAAATGTTTTACAAATACcataataaaaaaatctcTCTTAGAAGTTTCTCGTCAAGAGATGAAACTATTACAAAAATAGAAGTACTAGCTCGCATATGCTTTATCTTTCaattctttttcaaaaaattattcccaaaaatattcaaatttatattttttatttccaaTTTCCTGATTATTCAACTTTAATATTCCTCCTTATTTTCTATCATTTCTTTCTATTTTCCTACTTACTTCATGTCATTTCcctttgtttgtgttttttaaataaatctatattcttgaaaaaaatgtttttgttttatgttTTGTATGTTTGTcaacttgaaaaaaaatctaaagtaaaagttatactccctccgctccAAAATAATCGATTTGGATTtgcataagaatctatacTAATACATAAACAAAATGGACCGGACTATGTAACTGTTGTGTTGTATGGcagttactccctctgttcctaaattcttgtcgctgttttagttcaaatttatactaaaacagtaacaagaatttaggaacggaggtagtacctAATAAATTTTCGAAACAATTAGAGAATCAATTTGTATAAACCAAAACTTTTATGcagtattaaaaaaaatgttcgcAAACTGGCATCCCCCATGAATCGTTTCAAATTCCCTCGATCCAAATGCAAATAGACAGCAGTAGCACCGTAGACTATGATTTCTCGAGAGAATtactgtaaaaaaataatataaataaattatCTAAAGTACAACGTTCAGCCACATAGCCTAATCCTCCGGTTTCCAACCGAAGGTTTTTGGCGCggccccacatgtcatccAGTCAGACCACATCCTCAGGGACTCCTCCAGCTTCCCTTCCCTCTCCGGCCAGCCCACCCAACCCtctccggcggcgaccacggcggcgccacctccaACCCGGCCACCCGCCCGCCCGCAAATGTCCTCGGCGGCCTGTTCGCTCCGCCCGGCGCCGCGGTGGGCCGCGCCGTCGCAGCGCCGGCTCGTGGAGCAGCACCTGGCGTCCCTGCCCCACGGCCTCCCGCGGCTCCACCACCTGCAGGAGCTCCACGCCCAGCTCCTCAAGCATGGCCTCCACCTCGACCCGGTCGCCGCCTCCAAGCTGCTCTCCTCCTACGCgctccatcgccgcctcccGGCCTCCCGCGGCGTCTTCGCCTCCTTCCCCAACCCACACGCCACCACCTTCCTCCCCAACACCCTCCTCCGCGCCTACGCGCTCAATGCCCTGCC carries:
- the LOC100830778 gene encoding WD repeat-containing protein 26 homolog; protein product: MGGFEDDEPPSKRAKASSVESANLSDSFCYSKSTNPLGGTMARPLTSQGKEVMVGSKGVIKRDEFVRIITKALYTLGYEKSGAVLEEESGITLHSPSVNLFRKQVLDGNWDNAVSTLNKLGLLDESIVKSAAFLLLEQKFFELLRNDNLMGAIKTLRSEISPLGVNRKRVHEMSSTIISSPQNVLLGFSKLGIESSNSRLKLLEELQKVLPPTVMVPERRLENLVEQALTVQREACYLHNSIDGLSLYIDHHCGRDQIPSRTLQVLCAHHDEVWFLQFSNNGKYLASASNDKSAIIWKVDEDGELLLKHILTGHEKPVMMVAWSPDDSQLLTCGMEEAIRRWDVESGECIHVYEKPGLGLMSCGWFPDGKQILSGLSDQSLCLWDLDGKEADCWKGQRSSKTLDFAVAKDGKLIISMNRDCTILLFNRDTKQERLIEEDNTITSFSLSADGDFLLVNLMTEEIHLWNIRNDPIRCKRYTGHKRSRFVIRSCFGGSEQSFIASGSEDSKVYIWHRATGDVIETLSGHSGAVNCVSWNPTNPHMLASASDDHTIRIWGLKKASMKRKDVGSSSNGTCMNGSANGNGFVHQCNGSHIK